In bacterium, the genomic window CGAAAGATGCATGGAAAGATAAAAACACGCAGATATATATCTATACATCACAAGTTTTCGGAGAGAAATAATAAATCTGAATTTTTCAAAGTTCAAAATCCAAATAAATCGTTACATCCTTAAATTATTCAATGATTGCTATTGATTCAAGGATTTATTTGATATTTGGGTTTTGTCATTTGGATTTGCTTTTTTTATCGATTCTATCTGGTTGGTTAAACCTTGTTTCAGGTCGAAAGAAGGTTGAAAACCAAGTTCGATGTTTGCTTTTGTCGTATCCGCGAGCGTATCGCGAACATCACCTTTCTGTTTCTCCTGATATACCCGTTTGCTTTTCATTCCAATAAGTTCATCGAGTAAATCTAACAAATCATTTAATGTAACCCGATGTCCGCCGCCGAGATTATACGCTTGCCCTGGCCGACCTTTTTCCATCGCTAGAATGTTCCCGTGAATAATATCGGCGATATAGGTGAAATCCCGGGTTTGGTTCCCGTCATCATAGATGATCACCGGTTCTTGTTTTAGCATAGCGGTGATAAATTTATGGAACGCCATATCCGGCCGCTGCCGTGGTCCGTAAACAGTAAAATACCGTAATGATACCGTTGGAATCCCAAAGTTTTTCCAATAGAGATAACAGAGATGTTCCGCCGCAAGTTTAGTTACGCCATAGGGTGAAATCGGCTGGAGGCGGTTATCTTCTTTCATCGGGAGAATATCCGTATCGCCATAGATTGAAGATGAAGAAGCATAAATCAACCGTTTTAGATTCGATGGTTGATAGGTTTTAATCGCTTCTAATAACCGTTGGGTAGCGAGAATATTATTTTCGGTATAACTAGCGAAGGTTGTGCCCCAACTCGCACGAACGCCTGCTTGCGCCGCTTGATGGAATATATAATCTACATCGAGTAGAGGCTGAAAATCTTCAGCTCTAACCGAAACCAAATTCGCTTCAATAAACGTAAACTGTTTTTGATTCAGCAGGTTTGCGAGGTTCCGTTCTTTAATTGCTCGTGGATAATAGTCGGTGAAACAATCAATTCCTACCACCTGGTACCCGAGTTCAACCAATTTCTCCGCAAGATGCGACCCGATAAATCCAGCTACACCGGTAATCAAGCATTTCATATTATATAATATTGCCACGAATATCTCGAATGATAACGAAAATTCAGTATCGCTTTATTTCGCGGTCATTTATTCAATTCACGGTCTATGATTTTTGCATTATCGCATTGATTTTTTTCGCGGCGTTGGTCACCGTTTCTTTCGGCGACTGTTTTTTCGCCCAGAGTTTATCGAATTCATCTTTCAGGATTCGAGATACTTCAAATCCGGAAACATACGGTGAAACCTGTTCCGTTCTCGCGATTTTCATCCCATCGAGATAAATCTGGTTCTTATCTTCTTTCGGGAACTCGGGATTGAATAGGAATTCCGGCAGTTGCGCAACTGATATCCGGCTGGGAATCCCGTCGCCGGTTCGGGTAACGATAAGCTGGTCTTCTTTTTCCGCTAGAAATTTAACGAATCGGAACGATTCTTCCGGATGTTTAGCATTATACGGTATAACAAAACTTTTACTAAACGCATAATTCGCTGGATATTTCCCTTGCGGTAACGGCGCAATTGACCAATCTAACTCTTTCCGCTGACGATAACTCACCGTCATATATCTGCCACTAACCAACATCGCAACTTTTTCCGCAGCGAATAGGTTCATCGCACCGCCCCAATTCCCTAACGTTGCCATCTGGTTCTCTTCCGCTAACGTGGGCATCACCCGATGTTTGTACTGTAAATCATATAAGAACTGGATACCAGCTAAGCATTCCGGAGAATCGAGCGTACATCTTTTCCCATCATCAGAATACATCTTACCACCGAATTGCCAGATTATCGGCTGGACTTCTTTCCAATAATAGACTCCGTAATGGATAACTCGACCTGTTTTCGGGTCGCGTTTCGTCAGTTTTTTTGCAGCGTCGAGCATATCATCTAACGTCCAATGTTCGGTCGGATAGGATACTCCAGCTTCGTCAAACAATCGTTTATTATAATACAATACGAGATTCGTCATATTATCCGGTAGGCCATAGATTTTCCCGTCGTCGTAATAGATATACGGTTTCAGTTGCGGCCAGAAATCGGTCATATCAACGTTGTATTTCTGGATATACGGGGTTAAATCGAGTAACGCTTTTTTCTCGCAAAGAATCCGAAAGAAATTGATGGAATACGTGGTAAATACGTCCGGCGGTTCACCGCCAGCAATCTGGGTTAACGCTTTCTGTTCCAGCGCAACATCGCCGCCTGGATAATCTGGTTTAATCTTAATATCCGGATTCGATTTTTCAAACGCAGCTATCTGCTCTTTCCGAATCGGATTACCGTCTACCATCCAGCGCAGATAAACAACTTTCTGTCCGGATACCGTTGTCGGCTGCTGCGCGCTACAACTTAATAATATACTTAATCCACAGAGTACACTGATTAACCTTAAAGATACAATATACTTGTTCATATCCAACTCCTATCAAGCGCCTATTTTTTCTTGTCGAATAATTGTTTATATTCGCTATATCCTTCTTTATCCAAATCTTCTTTCGGGATAAAACGTACCGCAGCGGAATTGATACAATATCGCAGTCCGGTTGGTTGCGGTCCGTCATGAAACACATGACCGAGATGGGAGTCACCAGATTTACTCCGAACCTCAATTCGTTCCATCATGAAACTATAATCCGGTTTTTCAACAATATTGTTCTCATCTAACGGTTTACTGAAACTTGGCCAGCCACAACCGGAATCGAATTTATCCAACGAACTAAATAGTGGTTCCCCGGTAACAATATCAACGTATATCCCGTCCCGATGTTCGTTCCAATATTCATTCTGGAACGCAGGTTCAGTCGCATTCTCTTGCGTAACCTTATACTGCAAGGGAGTAAGTCTCTTTTTCAATTCTTCTGGTGACGGTTTATGATATGTCCGTTTGGGATTCGTTGATGGGAGTAAACTTGTCGTTGCATCCGCCCATATCTTGTTTAAATATTCATCGCGACCGGAATGAGCGCGATACGTTTTATATCGTACCGGACATTTCTTATAAAAATCCTGATGATATTCTTCTGCCGGATAGAATGTTGTTGCTGGAATTATTGCGGTAACGATTGGTTTTGGATACCGACCGGATTGGTTCAACTGCTGTTTCGATTGTTCTGCGAGTTTCTTCTGCTCCTCGGTATGATAGAAGATTGCGGTTCGATATTGCGGACCTCGGTCAACAAACTGACCGTTCGGATCAGTCGGGTCAATCTGCTGCCAGAAAATATCTAATAACTGCTGATATGAAACTTTTTTCGGGTCAAAGGTTATCTGCACCGCTTCATAATGTCCGGTAGTACCAGTACAAACTTCTGCATAGGTCGGATTCTTTTTGGTTCCGCCGGTATATCCTGAAACTACGGTAATCACACCATCGACCTGTTTGAACGCCGGTTCGATACACCAGAAACATCCGCCTGCAAACGTCGCATATTCGACTTGATTATTGTTACCTATCGCCATAGTATTCACCTCATAATTCTGATAGGATATTATAATAAAAAAGACGAAAAGTATAAACCCACTAAATTTAATTCTTGATTTCATATCCGTATTCCTATCCTAACGCCACATCCAGCAGCATCATGGTAGCGAATCCGAGCATCGCTCCGATCGTAGCGATATGCGTATTCCGTTGCATTTGCGATTCCGGAATAATCTCTTCAACGACGACATAAATCATTGCGCCAGCAGCGAATGATAATGCATAGGGAAGCAGCGGTTTTATCATCAATACCGCAGTCGCCCCAATTACCCCAGCTACCGGTTCAACGAATCCGGATAATTGACCATACCAGAAACTTTTCAATCGGGTTAATCCTTCCCGACGTAACGGAACTGAGACTGCGGTTCCTTCCGGAAAATTCTGCAGTCCGATCCCGATTGTTAACGCTATCGCTGCTCCGAGCGATGCTGAGGGTAGCCCAGCTGAAACTGCTCCGAACGCTACTCCAACCGCTAATCCTTCCGGAATATTATGGAGCGTTATTGCCAGAACCAACAAGATACTTCGCTGCCAGTCGGTTTTGATTCCTTCTGCCTGTTCGAGCGGAAATTC contains:
- a CDS encoding ZIP family metal transporter; the protein is MVLDWFKSLHPVLQTLLGTLFTWSVTAFGASSVFLFKTLNRKILDSMLGFAAGVMIAASFWSLLAPAIEMAEQMRVPGWMPAIVGFLLGGAFLWLVDKILPHLHIEFPLEQAEGIKTDWQRSILLVLAITLHNIPEGLAVGVAFGAVSAGLPSASLGAAIALTIGIGLQNFPEGTAVSVPLRREGLTRLKSFWYGQLSGFVEPVAGVIGATAVLMIKPLLPYALSFAAGAMIYVVVEEIIPESQMQRNTHIATIGAMLGFATMMLLDVALG
- a CDS encoding GDP-mannose 4,6-dehydratase, producing the protein MKCLITGVAGFIGSHLAEKLVELGYQVVGIDCFTDYYPRAIKERNLANLLNQKQFTFIEANLVSVRAEDFQPLLDVDYIFHQAAQAGVRASWGTTFASYTENNILATQRLLEAIKTYQPSNLKRLIYASSSSIYGDTDILPMKEDNRLQPISPYGVTKLAAEHLCYLYWKNFGIPTVSLRYFTVYGPRQRPDMAFHKFITAMLKQEPVIIYDDGNQTRDFTYIADIIHGNILAMEKGRPGQAYNLGGGHRVTLNDLLDLLDELIGMKSKRVYQEKQKGDVRDTLADTTKANIELGFQPSFDLKQGLTNQIESIKKANPNDKTQISNKSLNQ
- a CDS encoding ABC transporter substrate-binding protein, with translation MNKYIVSLRLISVLCGLSILLSCSAQQPTTVSGQKVVYLRWMVDGNPIRKEQIAAFEKSNPDIKIKPDYPGGDVALEQKALTQIAGGEPPDVFTTYSINFFRILCEKKALLDLTPYIQKYNVDMTDFWPQLKPYIYYDDGKIYGLPDNMTNLVLYYNKRLFDEAGVSYPTEHWTLDDMLDAAKKLTKRDPKTGRVIHYGVYYWKEVQPIIWQFGGKMYSDDGKRCTLDSPECLAGIQFLYDLQYKHRVMPTLAEENQMATLGNWGGAMNLFAAEKVAMLVSGRYMTVSYRQRKELDWSIAPLPQGKYPANYAFSKSFVIPYNAKHPEESFRFVKFLAEKEDQLIVTRTGDGIPSRISVAQLPEFLFNPEFPKEDKNQIYLDGMKIARTEQVSPYVSGFEVSRILKDEFDKLWAKKQSPKETVTNAAKKINAIMQKS
- the msrA gene encoding peptide-methionine (S)-S-oxide reductase MsrA; amino-acid sequence: MAIGNNNQVEYATFAGGCFWCIEPAFKQVDGVITVVSGYTGGTKKNPTYAEVCTGTTGHYEAVQITFDPKKVSYQQLLDIFWQQIDPTDPNGQFVDRGPQYRTAIFYHTEEQKKLAEQSKQQLNQSGRYPKPIVTAIIPATTFYPAEEYHQDFYKKCPVRYKTYRAHSGRDEYLNKIWADATTSLLPSTNPKRTYHKPSPEELKKRLTPLQYKVTQENATEPAFQNEYWNEHRDGIYVDIVTGEPLFSSLDKFDSGCGWPSFSKPLDENNIVEKPDYSFMMERIEVRSKSGDSHLGHVFHDGPQPTGLRYCINSAAVRFIPKEDLDKEGYSEYKQLFDKKK